The Abditibacteriaceae bacterium sequence CCGCGAAGCGGGCGCCTGGGGCGTTGCCGTCATGCGTGCTGCGTGGCAAGCGCCCGACGTGGAAGACGCGGTGCGCAAATTGGTGGAAGCAGCAGAAAATTAAGTACGTTCGATTTCGGGCGTACCTTGAGTTTCAATTTCGAGTTCGCGGCGCGTCAGGACTAGCGCCGAATCGTTGAGGTCTTCAGTAAATTCGATCGCCAGGTGCTGCAATCGCCAGTCGAGCGGCAGAACAGCTTCACGCACAGCGCGTGTCGCGTCCAAAACTGGCGGCATTTCGCCGTTCGGCTCGATAAAAATCTCCGCAAACAAATAGCGGCCATGCTCGCGGATGAGAGTTTTGTGAGAGGCGACAAATGGCAATGCCCCAACCGCTCGATAGACTTCTTTCACGACCGGATGCTGCTGGCCGTTTTCCAGGTCGGTCGGGTGATGATCCATAACATCCGAAAGACTGTGCATGACGGACGTGATGCCGTCGCGCGCAATGTCGAGCGCAATCAGCAAAGCCGCAAGCGAATCGCCCCACCAGTAGCCATACGCCACCAACAGCAAACCGATACAGCCCGCGCCGTTGGAAAGCCAGTTCGCCCGATTCATTTCGGCGTCGGCGTGCAGCGCTTTGTCGTGAATCAGAATCGCCACCGGCCCTTTCATTTTGCCCAGAATGACGGAAGGAACCGCGCTGACGGCCATGAGAAAAATCAAAACCCAGCCGAGCCACACGGTCTGTCCGAAGAACTGAAAGCCGCCAATCGACGGGCGTTCGCCGCGCAGTAAATTCGAAACAGCTTCATAGGAAAGGTACAAGCCAATTCCGGCAAGCGTGAAGGAGGCCGCGACAAAGGCAATCGTTGCCGCGCGGTGATAACCAAAGGGCCGGTGCGCATCGGGCGGCTTGTTTTCTGTTTTGTAGGTGAGCAGAACACCGGCGATGGGAACAATTGCCAAGGCGTTTTCCATCCACTCGGTTTTTATAACCTGACTTGTCGAAGCAAAGGCCGCCAGCACACAGGTGATAAAAATCTGGTAGCCGAGCGAAATCCATTCGAGGCGCAACATCCGCCCGAATCCGGCGCGCAAAACTTCTTTGCCCGGGCCTTTCCACGGCAAGTCGCTGGTTTTGATTTTCTCGTTCATGGCGCGCCTCCAGAACGGCGCGCAAGAATTTCTTTATCGACAAGAAGGAGCAACTTGTTTTCACCGGGCGCGACAGCAAGGCATAATTTGGTTTCGCCCGATTCGTAATACGGCTGCGAAAGCCCGACTTTATCGGCAAAGGGCGAATCGATGCGCACGCTTGCGGCGACAAGCGGCAGTTTGCGCTCTTCCAATTCGTGCATCAGTTCCAGCGCCTGACCTTCGCGCCATTGCACTTTCACACCGAGCTTCTTCGCCACAGCTTCAATGATTTCTTTTTCGCGCGTGCGGGCTACGTCGCCTTCACCGAGTGCGATTCCCACTTCCATCACGCGCGCGGCTTGAATGCGCGGCGTCCAACTGTCGCAGTCGCGCGGCAAATTCGAGCAG is a genomic window containing:
- a CDS encoding cation transporter; amino-acid sequence: MNEKIKTSDLPWKGPGKEVLRAGFGRMLRLEWISLGYQIFITCVLAAFASTSQVIKTEWMENALAIVPIAGVLLTYKTENKPPDAHRPFGYHRAATIAFVAASFTLAGIGLYLSYEAVSNLLRGERPSIGGFQFFGQTVWLGWVLIFLMAVSAVPSVILGKMKGPVAILIHDKALHADAEMNRANWLSNGAGCIGLLLVAYGYWWGDSLAALLIALDIARDGITSVMHSLSDVMDHHPTDLENGQQHPVVKEVYRAVGALPFVASHKTLIREHGRYLFAEIFIEPNGEMPPVLDATRAVREAVLPLDWRLQHLAIEFTEDLNDSALVLTRRELEIETQGTPEIERT
- a CDS encoding transporter substrate-binding domain-containing protein, whose translation is MAPEFDRTHRHENNTVPRVKRFLPLLLLVLGGCSNLPRDCDSWTPRIQAARVMEVGIALGEGDVARTREKEIIEAVAKKLGVKVQWREGQALELMHELEERKLPLVAASVRIDSPFADKVGLSQPYYESGETKLCLAVAPGENKLLLLVDKEILARRSGGAP